One Mobula hypostoma chromosome X2, sMobHyp1.1, whole genome shotgun sequence genomic window carries:
- the LOC134340694 gene encoding jupiter microtubule associated homolog 2-like has product MSKTTTNQDLDSKDRSSSRVMQPPGGESSISLGLEENAKPVHSRPSKTASNTFGPPLQSQPVPRRRNPPGGKSSGIFQAATTETPERKQRRNPPGGKASGIFDVVEIPPKTPDIATGEGENSPGSSETENQMEAQGKKGECVPGPVQSAQTEPVRRKRVPPGGWSTIVLG; this is encoded by the coding sequence ATGAGCAAGACAACCACCAACCAAGACCTGGACTCCAAGGATCGCAGCAGTTCCAGGGTGATGCAGCCTCCAGGTGGTGAATCCAGTATCTCATTGGGGCTGGAGGAAAATGCCAAACCAGTGCATTCCCGTCCAAGCAAAACCGCATCCAATACCTTCGGGCCACCATTGCAAAGTCAACCTGTGCCTAGAAGAAGGAACCCGCCAGGTGGAAAAAGTAGTGGTATCTTTCAGGCAGCTACCACTGAAACACCTGAACGAAAGCAACGGAGAAATCCTCCTGGTGGCAAGGCAAGTGGCATCTTTGACGTTGTGGAAATACCTCCCAAAACTCCGGATATCGCAACTGGGGAAGGTGAAAATAGCCCAGGTTCCTCCGAAACTGAAAACCAAATGGAAGCCCAGGGAAAGAAAGGAGAATGTGTGCCTGGGCCAGTACAGTCTGCTCAAACTGAACCAGTAAGGCGCAAGAGAGTCCCACCTGGTGGATGGTCTACCATTGTCCTGGGGTAA